From Streptomyces qinzhouensis, one genomic window encodes:
- a CDS encoding DegV family protein: MSRHVAIITDSTAYLPRSAVEQHNIVTVPLTVVLGDQALEEGTEISARSLAQALQKRRSVTTSRPSPEIFAATYRAAADAGATGIVSLHLSAELSGTYDAAVLAARDAPVPVRVVDTGMIAMALGFCALAAAETAQAGGTLDETVAAAEKRAAGTYAYFYVDTLDYLRRGGRIGAAQALLGSALAVKPLLQLEGGRIEMLEKVRTASKAIARLEELAVECAGTGGVDIAVHHLAAPERASALAEKLRERVPGLGELHVSEVGAVIGAHTGPGLLGAVVSAR, translated from the coding sequence ATGTCCCGCCATGTCGCGATCATCACCGATTCAACGGCCTATCTGCCACGGTCGGCGGTGGAGCAGCACAACATCGTGACGGTTCCGCTGACGGTGGTCCTGGGCGATCAGGCGCTGGAGGAGGGCACGGAGATCTCCGCCAGGTCGTTGGCGCAGGCCCTGCAGAAGCGGCGTTCGGTGACCACGTCCCGGCCCAGCCCGGAGATCTTCGCAGCGACCTATCGCGCCGCCGCCGATGCCGGTGCGACGGGAATCGTCTCCCTTCACCTCTCCGCCGAACTCTCCGGTACCTACGACGCCGCCGTGCTGGCCGCCCGGGACGCCCCGGTGCCGGTGCGCGTGGTCGACACCGGCATGATCGCGATGGCGCTCGGTTTCTGCGCCCTGGCCGCGGCCGAGACCGCACAGGCCGGGGGCACGCTCGACGAGACGGTCGCCGCGGCCGAGAAGCGGGCGGCCGGGACGTATGCCTACTTCTATGTCGACACCCTCGACTATCTGCGGCGCGGCGGCCGGATCGGGGCGGCCCAGGCGCTGCTCGGTTCGGCGCTCGCGGTGAAGCCGCTGCTGCAACTCGAGGGCGGCCGCATCGAGATGCTGGAGAAAGTACGGACGGCTTCCAAGGCGATCGCCCGGCTGGAGGAGCTGGCCGTCGAATGCGCCGGTACCGGGGGCGTGGACATCGCCGTGCACCATCTTGCCGCCCCGGAGCGGGCGTCCGCGCTGGCCGAGAAGCTGCGGGAACGGGTACCGGGGCTGGGGGAGCTGCATGTGAGCGAGGTCGGCGCGGTGATCGGGGCACATACGGGGCCGGGGTTGCTGGGGGCCGTGGTCTCGGCCCGCTGA
- a CDS encoding ComEA family DNA-binding protein, whose product MVLRSRSATSGPGRAPASDSRSRAVRRPGAVPSARRGAGPGPGRGRPPRPARARVGRGAVGVAGARAGVDAVGVLRPGEPPVGRARGPGPGLAGLAAALDGGGVRRGRPGTVPDAGEPGPGDGTLRRAGLAVRERLPLWVQLRCGLEPRALAALTAVLVVAAVLAALHFWTGRPRTVKPPETLRQGAAQREAPSPGTAVPGAATPPRGRVVVDVSGKVRRPGVLRLPEGARVADALAAAGGAKAGTDLSGLNRARVLTDGEHVVVGAAVGTPGAGAAPLPPEEPGGPVGLNTATVEELDTLPGVGPVLARHIVDYRTRSGGFRSVDQLREVDGIGERRFAELRTLVRP is encoded by the coding sequence ATGGTTCTTCGATCACGTTCCGCGACGAGTGGGCCGGGCCGTGCCCCGGCATCCGACAGCCGTTCCCGCGCCGTGCGGCGGCCGGGCGCTGTGCCGAGTGCGCGCAGGGGAGCGGGGCCGGGGCCCGGCAGAGGCCGGCCGCCGCGGCCGGCGCGGGCCAGGGTCGGCAGGGGTGCCGTCGGTGTGGCCGGTGCCCGGGCCGGGGTGGACGCGGTGGGTGTGCTCCGGCCGGGGGAGCCGCCGGTGGGGCGGGCCCGCGGGCCTGGCCCCGGCCTGGCCGGTTTGGCTGCCGCGCTTGACGGCGGTGGTGTGCGCCGGGGCCGTCCGGGGACGGTGCCCGATGCGGGGGAGCCCGGGCCCGGGGACGGCACACTGCGGCGGGCCGGACTCGCCGTGCGGGAGCGGCTCCCTCTCTGGGTGCAGCTCCGGTGCGGCCTCGAACCCCGAGCCCTGGCCGCGCTCACCGCCGTCCTGGTGGTGGCGGCCGTTCTCGCCGCTCTCCACTTCTGGACGGGCCGGCCGCGGACTGTGAAGCCGCCCGAGACCCTGCGGCAGGGCGCGGCCCAGCGAGAGGCACCGTCCCCCGGGACCGCGGTGCCCGGGGCTGCGACGCCGCCCCGCGGCCGGGTGGTGGTGGACGTGAGCGGGAAGGTGCGGCGGCCGGGGGTGCTCAGGCTTCCCGAGGGGGCCCGGGTCGCCGACGCGCTGGCGGCCGCCGGGGGCGCGAAGGCCGGCACCGATCTGAGTGGGCTGAACCGGGCGCGGGTGCTGACGGACGGAGAGCACGTGGTGGTCGGGGCGGCCGTCGGGACACCCGGCGCCGGGGCCGCTCCCCTTCCCCCCGAAGAGCCCGGCGGACCGGTCGGGCTGAACACGGCCACCGTGGAAGAGCTGGACACTCTGCCGGGTGTCGGCCCCGTGCTGGCCCGGCACATCGTGGACTACCGCACCCGGAGCGGAGGTTTCCGCTCCGTCGACCAGCTGCGCGAGGTCGACGGCATCGGCGAGCGCCGGTTCGCGGAGCTCCGGACTCTGGTGCGGCCATGA